A stretch of the Nicotiana tabacum cultivar K326 chromosome 6, ASM71507v2, whole genome shotgun sequence genome encodes the following:
- the LOC142182306 gene encoding uncharacterized protein LOC142182306, whose amino-acid sequence MEKIHFTTNIRAREDPNFSDFLLRVDNGDEQTVKDNLIRLPEQIVVKHNSTERPEECLIREIFPSLHQNSKSAQFITERAILASRNEFADQLNEMLIAKFPGESKIFISFDSGEDDTNNYYQEEYLNTLTPNDLPPHRLVLKENAPIMLLRNLDPSNGLCNGTRMICRGFDNNVIHAEITTGQSAKKQVFIPRIQLSPPENEGYPFKFVRKNSLYAYVLP is encoded by the exons ATGGAAAAAATACATTTTACAACTAATATAAGAGCAAGAGAAGATCCAAATTTCAGTGATTTCTTACTACGTGTTGATAATGGGGACGAGCAAACAGTAAAGGATAACTTAATACGCCTTCCAGAACAAATAGTTGTCAAACACAATAGTACTGAAAGACCAGAGGAATGCTTGATAAGAGAAATATTTCCATCACTACATCAAAATTCCAAGTCTGCACAGTTCATAACAGAAAGAGCTATCTTAGCAAGTAGAAATGAATTTGCAGATCAACTAAATGAAATGTTGATAGCCAAGTTTCCAGGTGAAAGCAAGATATTTATTAGTTTTGACTCTGGAGAAGATGATACCAACAACTACTATCAAGAAGAATACCTCAACACTTTAACACCAAATGATCTTCCTCCACATAG GTTAGTTTTGAAAGAAAATGCACCCATCATGCTACTTAGAAATTTGGACCCTTCAAATGGCTTATGCAATGGTACAAGGATGATATGTAGAGGATTTGACAATAATGTTATACATGCCGAAATTACAACGGGTCAATCTGCTAAGAAACAGGTTTTTATTCCAAGAATCCAACTTAGTCCACCTGAAAATGAAGGATATCCTTTCAAATTCGTGCGGAAAAATTCCCTGTACGCTTATGTTTTGCCAtga
- the LOC142182308 gene encoding uncharacterized protein LOC142182308: MMFKSLYWNIRSISSSGAFDRLKQIIWLQNLPFIAISEPFHKEDYLDRLRTMMGYDNAHANINSQIWIIWNNDLNYNVVEEFDQYVTCIIEWMGTNIVVTSVYAKCDAGFSGSQFTWCNGWSPNRRVWKRLDRVLVNQYWMNNYDSTNVNHLIRTRSDHSSLLTIAKNTSQHTTKYFKFLDFWTNKNGFKGVVKQAWDIEMLIPLVQDLFGNIFDNVRDLEKKVDDLEHKIITNNTDINKFELNRINVLLIKAYKSEEYIWKQKSGIKWFVEGEVNSKFFHSMVEKRGLTAIPTMEEFKVVVFSTSPSSALGPDGNQIPKAMTHTCLILIPKVDNPLSFNELRPISLDNFSCKIISSLVNQRLSPFMNKIISPYQIGFIKRRSITESIMMTQDMVHNNTKPSTHGNVVLKVDMAKAYGRHEFFNSSRGLRQGDPLSPSLFLIRAELYSRLMDSLNNHDFIPFSIDSHGLIISHLCYADDTILFFSTEPESLKIMMEKMETYEKISGQLVNKAKSSFYVNFQDDDTRINQIKQITGYNHYHFPMQYLGCPIYIGRKKVIYFNNMVANIAKRLQGWQGKFLTYGGKDVPIKSVLEAIALHTLSVVNPPKSTKGEMASDLLKIHMMPSLLRYGKNSELKNLFSKIFSKLSIVKGSIMLQEGKLNVNLILGEE, translated from the exons ATGATGTTTAAGTCCTTATACTGGAATATTAGAAGCATCAGCTCTAGTGGTGCTTTTGATAGACTTAAGCAAATTATCTGGCTCCAAAATCTTCCTTTCATTGCTATTAGTGAACCTtttcacaaagaagattatcttGATAGATTAAGAACTATGATGGGCTATGATAATGCTCATGCCAATATCAATAGTCAAATATGGATCATCTGGAATAATGATCTGAACTATAATGTGGTGGAGGAATTTGATCAATATGTTACTTGTATCATTGAGTGGATGGGAACAAACATCGTTGTCACTTCAGTTTATGCAAAGTGTGATGCAG GCTTCTCAGGCTCACAATTTACCTGGTGCAATGGGTGGTCTCCTAATAGAAGAGTCTGGAAAAGGCTTGATAGGGTGCTGGTTAACCAATATTGGATGAACAATTATGACTCTACTAATGTCAATCATTTGATTAGAACAAGATCCGACCACTCATCCCTCCTCACCATTGCTAAGAACACTTCCCAGCACACTACCAAATACTTCAAATTCTTAGATTTCTGGACTAACAAAAATGGCTTTAAAGGGGTGGTAAAACAAGCTTGGGATATAGAG ATGCTTATCCCATTGGTCCAAGACCTCTTTGGTAATATTTTTGATAATGTCAGGGACCTGGAGAAGAAGGTGGATGATCTGGAACACAAGATCATTACAAACAACACTGATATCAACAAATTTGAGCTTAACCGTATAAATGTTCTCCTTATCAAAGCCTATAAAAGTGAAGAGTATATATGGAAGCAAAAATCTGGGATCAAATGGTTTGTGGAGGGGGAAGTGAACTCTAAATTCTTCCACTCCATGGTAGAAAAAAGAG GTCTTACAGCCATTCCTACTATGGAGGAATTTAAAGTTGTTGTATTCTCCACGAGTCCATCCAGTGCCCTTGGACCAGATG GTAACCAAATTCCAAAGGCCATGACCCACACCTGCCTAATCCTCATCCCTAAAGTGGATAATCCTCTATCTTTCAATGAACTAAGGCCTATTAGCCTTGACAATTTCTCCTGCAAAATCATCTCGAGTCTAGTGAACCAAAGACTAAGCCCCTTCATGAACAAAATTATTTCTCCTTATCAAATAGGTTTTATCAAAAGAAGATCCATCACTGAAAGTATTATGATGACTCAGGATATGGTCCATAATAATACAAAACCTTCCACCCATGGGAATGTGGTTTTAAAAGTGGACATGGCTAAAGCATATGGCAGA CATGAGTTTTTCAATTCTTCTAGGGGTTTAAGACAAGGGGATCCTTTATCTCCCTCTCTTTTTCTTATTAGGGCTGAACTTTATTCAAGATTAATGGATTCCTTAAATAATCATGATTTTATCCCATTCTCGATAGATAGTCATGGTCTTATTATATCTCATTTATGTTATGCTGATGACACAATTTTGTTTTTCTCAACTGAACCTGAATCCTTGAAGATCATGATGGAAAAGATGGAGACTTATGAGAAGATCTCAGGACAAttagtaaataaagccaaatcTAGTTTCTATGTCAACTTCCAAGATGATGATACAAGAATAAACCAAATCAAGCAGATTACTGGATACAATCATTATCACTTTCCAATGCAATATCTTGGATGTCCTATCTACATAGGAAGGAAAAAAGTTATTTATTTTAACAACATGGTGGCTAACATAGCCAAAAGACTCCAAGGATGGCAAGGTAAATTTCTAACCTATGGTGGCAAAGATGTTCCTATTAAATCTGTTTTGGAGGCTATCGCACTCCATACTCTATCAGTGGTAAATCCTCCCAAG TCGACGAAGGGGGAGATGGCTTCAGATCTCTTAAAGATACATATGATGCCTTCTCTTCTAAGATATGGTAAAAATTCAGAACTCAAAAATCTCTTTTCAAAGATTTTCTCGAAGCTAAGTATTGTTAAAGGTTCCATCATGTTGCAAGAAGGAAAGCTCAATGTCAATCTCATActtggagaagaatga